A section of the Flavobacteriales bacterium genome encodes:
- a CDS encoding c-type cytochrome, giving the protein MRALATIGGVAAVVLLGATGCRRDASEDPVSDAPTTTPYALEHPSYFPVPVIPASAPLTVEGIALGRRLYYDTYLSRNGPFEGLACASCHDQSRSFTVPTSGTNVLAHVNLAWSSNFLWNGKVTGTLEDVMRFEVEEFFQVDVAELNAHAEYPLLFQKVFGAGDITGDRVVGALAQWFRRLTSTNSRLDKHLRGEIILTPSEMNGAMLFLSEKGDCFHCHPTPLMTDNGFHNNGLSSTFAGLDVGRYAITGAPMDLGAFKSPTLRNIALTAPYMHDGRFQTLEDVVEFYNSGVQHSASLDPLMTKPGPSLTLGLTPQEKADLVSFLHALTDDTFITDPALGSPF; this is encoded by the coding sequence ATGAGGGCCTTGGCCACCATCGGCGGGGTGGCGGCGGTGGTGCTCCTTGGCGCCACGGGATGTCGTCGCGATGCGTCAGAGGACCCGGTTTCCGATGCTCCGACCACCACGCCCTACGCGTTGGAGCACCCCTCCTACTTCCCGGTGCCGGTGATCCCGGCCTCCGCTCCCTTGACGGTGGAAGGCATCGCTCTGGGCCGACGGCTGTACTACGACACGTACCTCTCGCGCAACGGGCCGTTCGAAGGCCTTGCGTGCGCCAGTTGCCATGACCAGAGCCGCTCCTTCACGGTGCCCACGTCAGGGACGAACGTGCTGGCCCATGTGAACCTGGCCTGGAGCTCGAACTTCCTGTGGAACGGCAAGGTGACCGGCACGCTGGAGGACGTGATGCGTTTCGAGGTGGAGGAGTTCTTCCAGGTGGATGTGGCCGAGCTGAACGCACACGCGGAATATCCGTTGCTCTTCCAGAAGGTCTTCGGCGCCGGCGACATCACGGGCGATCGCGTGGTCGGCGCCCTGGCCCAATGGTTCCGACGCCTGACCTCCACCAACAGCAGGCTCGACAAGCACCTGCGGGGCGAGATCATCCTCACCCCATCAGAGATGAACGGCGCCATGCTCTTCCTTTCGGAGAAGGGCGATTGCTTCCACTGCCACCCCACGCCCCTGATGACCGACAACGGCTTCCACAACAACGGGCTCTCCTCGACCTTCGCCGGCCTCGATGTGGGACGTTACGCCATTACGGGCGCCCCGATGGACCTCGGCGCCTTCAAGAGCCCCACCCTGCGCAACATCGCGCTGACGGCGCCATACATGCACGATGGCCGCTTCCAGACGCTGGAGGATGTGGTGGAATTCTACAACAGCGGGGTACAGCACTCGGCAAGCCTCGACCCCCTGATGACCAAGCCGGGGCCGAGCCTCACCCTGGGGCTGACCCCGCAGGAGAAGGCGGACCTGGTGAGCTTCCTGCATGCGCTCACGGACGACACCTTCATCACGGACCCCGCGTTGGGGAGCCCGTTCTGA
- a CDS encoding efflux RND transporter periplasmic adaptor subunit — MKRWMLWIGLIALLALTVVKLALNKRTVIERVYRHDKHAPVHVTVEAVLAGRGGQGPRYGGTIVPVREGRVMAEVPGRVLHVAVREGQQVRKGDLLAQLDGELLRLQQEAALVQVAALEKDLARYRVLTAADAVQGVQLEKTEQALHSARIQLANVTEQLQRTTIRAPFDGEVTQLLVQEGSVVAPSMPVATLSDPRELEVLLHVNEKDVAQFQHGQTVQVTMGDRSTPFTGTVHSIGRRGDVANRFPVRIALSADTRIVAGMSTTVILPNSTTVDQVTIPARALLGSAIEPEVYVVRDSVARRMPIAVATAGDGRMIVQRGLTAGDLVVTSGAVSLHDGARVTYR; from the coding sequence ATGAAACGCTGGATGCTCTGGATCGGATTGATCGCCTTGCTGGCGCTCACCGTGGTGAAACTGGCCCTGAACAAGCGGACGGTGATCGAACGCGTGTACCGGCACGACAAGCACGCCCCCGTGCATGTAACTGTTGAAGCCGTGCTGGCAGGGAGAGGTGGGCAAGGGCCGCGATATGGCGGCACCATTGTGCCGGTGCGCGAAGGACGCGTAATGGCCGAGGTGCCAGGTCGCGTGCTACACGTTGCCGTCCGCGAGGGTCAGCAGGTGCGCAAGGGCGACCTGCTCGCACAGCTCGACGGTGAATTGCTGCGCCTACAGCAAGAAGCGGCACTGGTCCAGGTGGCGGCGCTTGAAAAGGACCTAGCGCGCTATCGCGTGCTCACCGCCGCTGATGCGGTGCAAGGAGTTCAGCTGGAGAAGACCGAACAGGCCCTGCACAGTGCGCGCATCCAACTGGCAAACGTTACCGAGCAGCTCCAACGCACCACCATCCGCGCGCCCTTCGATGGCGAGGTGACCCAACTGTTGGTGCAGGAGGGTTCGGTGGTGGCGCCGTCCATGCCCGTGGCCACGCTCAGTGACCCGCGCGAGTTGGAGGTGCTGCTCCACGTCAACGAGAAGGATGTCGCCCAGTTCCAGCATGGACAGACCGTGCAGGTGACCATGGGTGATCGGTCCACACCATTCACCGGTACGGTACACAGCATCGGCCGGCGAGGCGATGTGGCGAACCGTTTCCCCGTGCGCATCGCACTGTCGGCCGACACCCGCATCGTGGCCGGGATGTCCACAACGGTGATACTGCCCAACTCCACAACAGTTGATCAGGTTACCATTCCGGCCCGTGCTCTTTTGGGCTCCGCCATCGAACCGGAGGTGTATGTGGTGCGCGACAGTGTGGCCCGCCGCATGCCCATTGCGGTGGCCACCGCCGGCGATGGAAGGATGATCGTGCAGCGGGGGCTTACGGCAGGCGACCTCGTTGTGACCAGCGGTGCCGTGAGCCTGCACGATGGCGCCCGTGTGACCTACCGATGA
- a CDS encoding tetratricopeptide repeat protein yields MAGAGRTNYANWRVATLVGAHLLFVAHFVHWKLKGRTLAPVEFNEVLYTIHQGIVTAGFVLMAVVMVATLVFGRFFCSWGCHILALQDAAGWIMDKLRVKRQPIRSRTLIWAPIGVMFYLFVWPQLLHLWHGVGPEAIRVVEAGGSRWSSFTTDDLWRNLPPPGVAVFTFFVCGFLIVYLLGSRGFCFQACPYGALFGIADQLAPGRIVLTKDCSQCGLCTKACSSDILVHRELAMHGMVTNPRCLKDLDCVTACPERAVRFGFRPPPLFRKGHPMGAYGGRFSNTVGEDVLLATIFLVAMPVYRGLYDTVPFLLAVGLAVCTAWLFVLGRRLLRKGAVRFRGLTLKMDRSLSPAGTVVAAAVVALGCFFTHSAYVQYHTLAGKAMYERVAANASDPDLLRSAVDHYATALRAGLIEPSDRRFELASLYRLQGDALRSSELLEGILSDDPGHAEARFRLGELKAAAGDRTTAMRLWSENLTLGAVRSGTTGQSMLARSAVALGAAQETQGDLEAAQRSYAAGLERAPGDAGLLVAAGALAHRSGRIDDAIRHFDEALRQGGPEDMLRNNLGALHLQQGRPDRAVPHLERLTVLRPTDGRLRYTLGVLHARSGWTIQAEEQLMAAARLDPADAHVQQALAKLRATTEQARP; encoded by the coding sequence ATGGCCGGAGCGGGAAGGACCAACTACGCCAACTGGCGCGTTGCCACCCTGGTCGGCGCGCACCTGCTCTTCGTCGCGCACTTTGTGCACTGGAAGCTCAAGGGGCGCACCCTGGCCCCGGTCGAGTTCAACGAGGTGCTCTATACCATCCACCAGGGCATCGTCACGGCCGGGTTCGTGCTGATGGCCGTGGTGATGGTGGCCACCCTGGTCTTCGGCCGCTTCTTCTGCTCCTGGGGCTGTCACATCCTGGCCCTTCAGGATGCGGCCGGCTGGATCATGGACAAGCTGCGCGTCAAGCGGCAGCCCATCCGTTCGCGCACGCTCATCTGGGCGCCCATCGGGGTGATGTTCTACCTGTTCGTCTGGCCCCAACTGCTGCACCTCTGGCACGGCGTGGGTCCCGAAGCCATCCGCGTGGTGGAGGCCGGCGGCTCTCGCTGGTCGTCCTTCACCACCGATGATCTGTGGCGCAACCTGCCGCCGCCGGGTGTGGCCGTGTTCACCTTCTTCGTGTGCGGGTTCCTCATCGTGTACCTGCTGGGCAGCCGGGGCTTCTGTTTCCAGGCCTGCCCGTACGGTGCCCTCTTCGGCATCGCTGACCAGCTGGCGCCCGGCCGCATCGTGCTTACCAAGGATTGCAGCCAGTGCGGGCTCTGCACAAAGGCCTGTTCATCGGACATCCTGGTGCATCGCGAACTCGCCATGCATGGCATGGTCACCAATCCCCGGTGCTTGAAGGACCTCGATTGTGTCACCGCGTGCCCGGAGAGGGCGGTTCGCTTCGGCTTCCGACCGCCGCCGCTCTTCCGCAAGGGCCACCCGATGGGAGCCTATGGAGGCCGGTTCAGCAACACGGTGGGGGAGGATGTCCTCCTGGCGACCATCTTCCTGGTGGCCATGCCCGTGTACCGAGGGCTGTACGACACGGTGCCCTTTCTGCTCGCCGTGGGCTTGGCGGTATGTACGGCCTGGCTGTTCGTGCTTGGTCGGCGTCTTCTGCGGAAGGGAGCGGTGCGGTTCCGGGGCCTCACCCTGAAGATGGACCGTTCGTTGAGCCCGGCCGGTACCGTCGTCGCCGCCGCCGTTGTGGCCCTGGGTTGCTTCTTCACGCACAGCGCCTACGTGCAGTACCACACCCTGGCCGGCAAGGCGATGTACGAGCGGGTGGCCGCCAATGCGTCGGACCCGGACCTCCTTCGGAGCGCGGTCGACCATTATGCCACGGCCTTGCGTGCAGGTCTCATCGAACCGTCGGACCGGCGCTTCGAGTTGGCGTCCTTGTACCGGTTGCAGGGCGATGCGCTCCGCTCGTCCGAGCTGCTCGAGGGGATCCTGAGCGATGACCCGGGCCATGCCGAAGCGCGATTCCGCTTGGGCGAGCTGAAGGCCGCCGCAGGTGATCGAACGACGGCCATGCGCCTCTGGTCCGAGAACCTGACCCTTGGGGCGGTCCGGTCGGGCACCACAGGCCAGTCGATGCTGGCGCGTTCGGCAGTGGCCTTGGGGGCTGCCCAGGAGACCCAGGGAGACTTGGAGGCTGCACAACGGTCCTATGCTGCGGGCCTCGAACGGGCGCCGGGCGATGCGGGCCTGCTGGTCGCTGCCGGCGCCTTGGCGCACCGCTCCGGCCGCATCGACGATGCGATCCGGCATTTCGACGAGGCCCTGCGCCAGGGTGGTCCGGAGGACATGTTGCGCAACAACCTGGGCGCCCTCCATCTGCAGCAGGGGCGGCCCGATCGCGCAGTACCGCACCTGGAGCGGCTCACGGTCCTTCGGCCTACCGATGGTCGGCTCCGCTATACCCTGGGTGTGCTGCACGCACGCTCCGGTTGGACGATCCAGGCCGAGGAGCAGCTGATGGCCGCCGCCCGGCTCGATCCGGCGGACGCACACGTCCAACAGGCCCTGGCGAAGTTGCGGGCGACCACCGAACAAGCTCGACCATGA
- a CDS encoding Crp/Fnr family transcriptional regulator: protein MGEGMNGDHQRLDELIKAHCSAEWRRRLRDHNIQVGYAKGEAVFSSGQKADRMFMVHHGRVKVVADIGKGQGRIIRLAGDGEMLGHRALGQKPTYTAGAIALVPTVMNVIPMALFLETLRENPRFCYHFLLRFAAEMRLLDQHLRDLRTMDVAQRVVRVLLICRDTFGMDARDRRQLAYTLPRRDIASMADTTYESVVRSLSSLQQEGLIELVGKNVRLCKPMALEKLLGRGVAG from the coding sequence ATGGGCGAGGGCATGAACGGAGACCATCAGCGCCTGGATGAGCTGATCAAGGCGCATTGCAGTGCGGAATGGCGCAGGCGGTTGCGCGACCACAACATCCAGGTGGGCTATGCGAAGGGAGAGGCGGTCTTCAGCAGCGGCCAGAAGGCCGATCGGATGTTTATGGTCCATCACGGCAGGGTGAAGGTGGTGGCGGACATCGGCAAGGGCCAGGGCCGCATCATCCGTCTGGCCGGCGACGGGGAGATGCTCGGGCACCGAGCCCTGGGCCAGAAGCCCACGTATACGGCCGGCGCCATCGCCCTGGTGCCCACCGTGATGAACGTGATCCCGATGGCGCTCTTTCTGGAGACCTTGCGTGAGAACCCGCGGTTCTGCTACCACTTCCTGCTGCGGTTCGCGGCGGAAATGCGGCTGCTGGACCAGCATCTGCGCGACCTGCGGACCATGGACGTGGCGCAGCGTGTGGTGAGGGTCCTGCTGATCTGCCGCGACACCTTCGGCATGGATGCCCGGGATCGCCGACAGCTGGCCTACACCCTGCCGCGACGCGACATCGCCTCCATGGCGGACACCACCTACGAATCCGTGGTGCGCAGCCTCTCCAGCCTGCAGCAGGAAGGGCTCATCGAACTGGTCGGCAAGAACGTACGCCTGTGCAAGCCCATGGCGTTGGAGAAGCTGTTGGGCCGGGGGGTGGCGGGATGA
- a CDS encoding T9SS type A sorting domain-containing protein, with amino-acid sequence MHQRPLLPFALLLLCPIGADAQCTTSNATSCQCPPGQGTDCDLLPDMTTSWHAALNYLSGPNEDPGRIYITSSTPNIGYGPLEVRGVDLNGYRRFVCGVDTFMVYDPSAQQQFACPDGGTAKQLTTQRIFHKNGAVMTSTERVMPQGMTYHPTHGHTHYDQWGIFSLRMQEAGVSDPRLWPIVGQGYKLGYCLMDYHSCNAGAALHHCKDDNTVYNAGTTLTGSDLPNLGLGGSYGCSMTRQGISSGYTDVYSEYLDGMWIDIPSGTCNGAYWIVMESDPLDVVVEADETNNWTAVPYTLTQQTPTAPVAQIHCDEQAFVCLGDQVELYATPGTSYQWSTGATTSRITVGPGTYTVTVTSYCGTATSAPFTVTALPQPSAPTAAGGIICEGEQAVLTASGMDPQWFDQFGNPLGSGATFTTPVLYASTTYQVADRLGSQGSTIYGGKPNNAGGGGYHAGGRSLKFDALASFRLASVKVYAGSAAIRTIELVDGIGVLRASRSLLVPVGGSRVDLDWDILPGNNYSINVSGTTDLWRSTGGVSYPYAVGTVATITGSSGGGTEYPYFYDWEVEVGGGSCLSALTPVPVTVEVCTGIDEPLSLRGFEVYPNPNVGHFEVVLHLLRPTDVEADLMDLTGRRVHAEHFDAPVGRVIRRMDPGHLPSGVYVLSLRVDGRVFTRRIAIH; translated from the coding sequence ATGCACCAACGTCCGCTACTCCCGTTCGCCCTGTTGCTCCTCTGCCCGATCGGGGCGGATGCGCAATGCACCACGAGCAATGCCACTTCGTGCCAGTGCCCGCCAGGGCAGGGGACGGATTGCGATCTGCTGCCGGACATGACCACCTCCTGGCACGCCGCGCTCAATTACCTCAGCGGCCCCAACGAGGATCCCGGGCGCATCTACATCACCAGCTCGACACCGAACATCGGATACGGTCCGTTGGAGGTGCGCGGTGTGGACCTGAACGGCTACCGGCGCTTCGTGTGCGGGGTGGACACCTTCATGGTCTACGACCCGTCGGCCCAGCAACAGTTCGCCTGTCCCGACGGCGGAACCGCCAAGCAGCTCACCACCCAGCGCATCTTCCACAAGAACGGGGCGGTGATGACCTCCACCGAGCGGGTGATGCCGCAGGGCATGACCTACCACCCCACCCACGGGCATACCCACTACGACCAGTGGGGCATCTTCAGCCTGCGCATGCAGGAGGCGGGTGTCAGCGATCCGCGCCTGTGGCCCATCGTGGGCCAGGGTTACAAGCTCGGGTACTGCCTGATGGACTACCATAGCTGCAACGCCGGTGCGGCCCTCCATCACTGCAAGGACGACAATACGGTGTACAACGCGGGCACCACCCTCACCGGCTCGGATCTCCCCAACCTCGGGCTGGGCGGGTCCTATGGGTGCAGCATGACCCGGCAGGGCATCTCATCGGGGTACACCGATGTGTACAGCGAATACCTCGACGGCATGTGGATCGACATCCCCAGTGGTACCTGCAACGGGGCGTACTGGATCGTGATGGAGTCCGATCCGCTGGATGTGGTGGTGGAGGCGGACGAGACGAACAACTGGACCGCCGTGCCCTACACGCTGACCCAACAGACGCCCACGGCCCCGGTCGCGCAGATCCATTGCGATGAGCAGGCCTTTGTGTGCCTGGGGGACCAGGTCGAGCTCTATGCCACCCCCGGCACCTCCTACCAATGGTCCACCGGTGCCACCACGAGCCGGATCACGGTCGGTCCGGGCACCTATACCGTCACGGTCACGAGCTATTGCGGCACGGCCACATCGGCGCCCTTCACCGTCACCGCCCTGCCGCAGCCGTCGGCGCCCACCGCCGCGGGGGGCATCATCTGCGAAGGGGAGCAGGCCGTGCTCACCGCATCGGGAATGGACCCGCAGTGGTTCGACCAGTTCGGCAACCCGCTCGGGAGCGGTGCCACGTTCACCACGCCGGTCCTCTATGCCAGCACCACCTACCAGGTGGCCGACCGCTTGGGCTCGCAGGGCTCCACCATCTATGGCGGGAAGCCGAACAATGCAGGTGGCGGCGGTTATCATGCCGGAGGGCGTTCCCTCAAGTTCGACGCCCTGGCTTCGTTCCGGCTCGCCTCCGTGAAGGTCTACGCCGGCAGTGCGGCCATCCGGACCATCGAGCTGGTGGACGGCATCGGGGTGTTGCGCGCCTCGCGCTCGCTGCTGGTGCCGGTCGGCGGATCGCGGGTGGACCTCGATTGGGACATCCTGCCGGGCAACAACTATTCGATCAATGTGAGCGGCACCACCGACCTGTGGCGCAGCACCGGTGGCGTCAGCTACCCGTACGCCGTCGGCACAGTGGCCACCATCACCGGTTCGTCCGGGGGCGGCACTGAGTATCCGTACTTCTACGACTGGGAGGTGGAGGTGGGCGGGGGAAGCTGCCTGAGTGCGCTGACCCCTGTGCCCGTCACCGTGGAGGTCTGCACCGGCATCGACGAACCGCTGTCCCTGCGAGGCTTCGAGGTGTACCCCAACCCCAACGTCGGACACTTCGAGGTGGTGCTGCATCTGCTCCGGCCCACCGACGTGGAGGCGGACCTGATGGACCTGACGGGCCGCCGCGTGCATGCCGAGCACTTCGATGCGCCGGTGGGGCGGGTGATCCGCCGCATGGATCCGGGTCATCTGCCTTCCGGGGTCTATGTGCTCTCCCTGCGCGTTGATGGCCGCGTGTTCACGCGCCGTATCGCGATCCACTGA
- a CDS encoding TetR/AcrR family transcriptional regulator: protein MDIKPRQLEIIEAAGQLVTEDGFAALTTKRLAERMHFTEAALYRHFKSKEEILVTMLNHLAENIDERLGHLADEHADPVERVRAMFDSQFTYFQKNPQYLMAIFATGMLEASHGIDTGIERIMVVKRRHLLNAIKDGQRSGVFTSDHSAETLGHILMGTFRLHMLQWRMSGRSFDVRRKGMSLIAATLNLITR, encoded by the coding sequence ATGGACATTAAGCCGCGCCAACTGGAGATCATCGAAGCCGCCGGACAACTGGTGACCGAAGATGGTTTCGCAGCGCTCACCACCAAACGCTTGGCCGAACGCATGCACTTCACAGAAGCGGCGCTCTACCGGCACTTCAAGAGCAAGGAGGAGATCCTGGTGACCATGTTGAACCACCTTGCCGAGAACATCGATGAGCGGCTTGGGCATTTGGCCGACGAGCATGCGGACCCGGTGGAGCGCGTCCGGGCCATGTTCGACAGCCAGTTCACCTACTTCCAGAAGAACCCGCAATACCTGATGGCCATTTTCGCCACGGGAATGCTGGAAGCCTCACACGGCATCGATACCGGCATCGAGCGCATCATGGTGGTAAAGCGCCGCCACCTGCTAAACGCCATCAAAGACGGGCAACGATCGGGTGTCTTCACCTCGGACCACTCGGCCGAAACGCTCGGTCACATCCTCATGGGCACCTTCCGCCTGCACATGCTGCAATGGCGCATGAGCGGCCGCTCCTTCGATGTGCGCCGGAAAGGCATGTCCCTCATCGCTGCCACCCTGAACCTCATCACCCGCTGA
- a CDS encoding TolC family protein encodes MMRLVSSIRPFPGAAMLAWSLVATAQQPTSVLSLQACIDQALVNDQRVRAAEIDQRMAGARVDEQRAGLLPKVRALADMRHYAQLPYQLLPSSFFGGPEGVYREIQFGTPDNISMNVQAQLPLVDVGSWESIHVAREAERLAGIQRERGREEVVLDVSNAYYNAQVLQARRTFLDSNLQSTEAMLRNVELLHAQLLARGTDVDRLRLQRDQLRTQLERVGAQQEQVLDLMRLMMGLPPDAPLATEPASPSANPAPATPRPTAGLRLAEQTMLLRHAEIRLLKRSRLPSLQGYGLLGNTGFGPIGSEGRYDFYPVSYFGATLQVPLFNGTVITRKVAQKELELERAGLLRDAVADREGLEQRRAARDEALAFRTLADAEAQLTLADRIRRSTLLQHAEGVATLTDLLLADQAVREGQQLYIDALVQLRKAQLELARLNGTLLNERP; translated from the coding sequence ATGATGCGCCTGGTCAGCTCCATACGGCCCTTCCCGGGCGCGGCGATGTTAGCCTGGTCACTCGTTGCCACTGCACAGCAACCCACCTCCGTGCTGTCGCTGCAGGCGTGCATCGACCAGGCGCTGGTCAACGACCAACGTGTGCGCGCTGCGGAGATCGACCAACGCATGGCCGGGGCGCGGGTGGACGAGCAACGCGCCGGCCTGTTGCCCAAGGTGCGGGCGCTGGCGGATATGCGGCACTATGCGCAGTTGCCCTATCAACTGCTTCCCTCTTCCTTCTTCGGTGGTCCCGAAGGCGTGTACCGCGAGATCCAGTTCGGCACACCGGACAACATTTCCATGAACGTGCAGGCCCAGTTGCCTTTGGTGGATGTAGGTAGCTGGGAGAGCATCCATGTGGCGCGCGAGGCGGAACGCCTGGCTGGCATCCAACGCGAACGCGGCCGCGAAGAGGTGGTGCTGGATGTGAGCAATGCGTACTACAATGCCCAGGTGCTCCAGGCACGCCGCACGTTCCTGGACAGCAACCTGCAGAGCACCGAGGCCATGCTCCGGAACGTGGAACTGCTCCACGCGCAACTGCTGGCGCGGGGCACCGATGTAGATCGGCTACGACTGCAACGCGACCAATTGCGCACCCAGCTTGAACGCGTGGGGGCCCAACAGGAACAGGTGCTCGACCTCATGCGCCTGATGATGGGCCTCCCGCCCGATGCGCCGTTGGCCACAGAACCTGCTTCGCCGTCCGCGAACCCTGCACCGGCAACACCAAGACCCACCGCCGGACTGCGCCTCGCCGAACAGACCATGCTGCTCCGTCATGCGGAGATCCGCCTGTTGAAACGATCGCGCCTGCCTTCCCTCCAAGGCTATGGTTTGCTGGGCAACACCGGCTTCGGCCCCATCGGCAGCGAGGGTCGCTACGACTTCTATCCCGTAAGCTACTTCGGAGCCACCCTGCAAGTGCCTCTCTTCAATGGCACGGTGATCACCCGCAAGGTGGCACAGAAGGAACTGGAGTTGGAACGCGCCGGTCTGCTGCGCGATGCGGTGGCCGACCGTGAAGGCTTGGAACAACGACGCGCCGCGCGTGACGAGGCCCTTGCCTTCCGTACGCTCGCTGATGCGGAAGCGCAGCTCACACTGGCTGACCGCATCCGCCGCAGCACTCTGCTGCAACATGCGGAAGGGGTGGCAACGCTCACCGACCTGCTGCTGGCCGACCAGGCCGTGCGTGAAGGCCAACAGCTGTACATCGATGCCTTGGTGCAACTGCGCAAGGCCCAACTGGAACTGGCGCGCCTCAACGGCACGCTGCTGAACGAACGCCCATGA